TTGTTTACAAATTAAGTGGAGAAATTAATGGTGTGGCAGAAGTAAACGGTAAAGAAATTCCATTTTATGAATTTAATTATGCATACGAAATGACAGCAAGAAATATGCAAATGCAAAATCTTGATATTTCTAATTTAAAAGACCAAATAAAGAAAGAAGTTGTAAATGATTTGATAGAAAAAGAACTTTTATATCAAGAAGCGGAAAAGGAAGGAATAACAGCAACTTCAGAGCAGGTAAAAAATGAGATTTTAAAAATTTCTGCATTTCAAGTCAATGGTAAATTTGATAAACAAACATACTTACAAATTATAAACTCTTTTGGGTTAACCCCTGATGCTTTTGAAAATATTTTAAGAAAAGAACTATCGGTCAATAACTTGAAAACAATTTTACTGTCTACAATCTATGTTAGTGATGAAGAGATTGAAACCTTTACTAAAAAACAACTTACAAGAGTGAGCGGTGAAGCTACTATAATAAAACCAAATACTCCAGAAATTACAGAAGAAATGATAAAAAAGTTTTACGAAGAGCATAAAAAAGATTATTTAGCACAAACAGGGAAAAATATAACAGTTTATAAAATAGATATCCAAAAATTAGGTGATGATAAAGCACAGCAGTTAGCAAAACAGCTATTTACGCAAGCAAAAAGTGGAAATTTGCAGTCTGTCCCGGCAGAAGTTGAGAAAGTTTTTGAAGGAGATGTTTTTTCTAACCAAGAAATTCAAAACTTACCAAAAGAAATTCAGGAAGATGTGAATTCCTTAAATAAAGACAAAAAAGTTTCATTCACTAAAACACAAAACGAGTATTACATTTCGGTATTTAATGGAGAATCTTTAAAATCAATACCTTACGAACAGGTTAAAAATGAAATTAAACAAAAATTAGAAAGAGAGTTATCACAAAAAGCTTTACAAGATATGCAAAAAACCACTGATATAACACAGCTATTAAAGCAAAATAAAACAGAAAAACAAACTATTTCTGATAACACAATTCAAGAATTGGTTGTCAAATTTGGAATAAAAAGAGAAGATTTAAATAAACTTGCTAACTTAAAAGTCGGGGAGATATCCAAACCAATCTCGACAGAAAATGGAATTTTAATATTTAAACTAACTGAAATAAAAGAACCGGATAAATCTCAGGTTGATGAAACGAAAAGAACAATTCTTCCTTTCATAAAATCTCAAAAATTCAACGATGTATATCAAATGTACGTTGATAGCTTAAAGAAAAAAGCAAAAATAAAAATTAATAAAACAGTATTAGAAAATGGATAAAAGTCCGTACGCATTAGATTTTTTACTTCACCAGTTAGAGCTGATAAAAAGTAATATTAGAAAACCCAAATACAAAGAACTAATAAAAGAAATGTTTGAAAACAATAAACTTTATGAAAAGTTTTTAATAGCCAAAGATAAAAAATCAAGAAATTATAAACATGGAGTTCTTGAAAGAGTTGCATCAACAGGCTCGTTGGCACTTTGTATTTATGATAATTATCCAACAATAGACATAGATCTATTATTATCTGCTATAATTTTATCTGGATTTAGAGATGCAGTAGGAAGACCATTTTTTTACAAAAATGTTAAAGATTATCCAGAAATAGCAGAAATTCTTTATAAAAAGAACCGTCAAAAGCCAAAAATAGAGTACTTTTTGTTTGATGAAATAATAAAAATTGACGAAAGAGTTAAAATAAGGGAAAGTAATAAAACTTTTTAATCTTTAATTAAATTTTGACGAAATGATAATTATTAAAATAATTCGTTTTATGGAGTATAAGATGAGGAAGAAAAAAAAGTTAATTGTAGCATCAATGGTAGGCTTAACTATAAGTGTTAATATAGGCTATGCAGAAAGATTATCTGCGGAATTTACAAATGCTAAATTGTCAACAGTTGTTGATGCTTTATCTCAAATTTCTAATTTTAATGTTATCTGGGATAAGGATGCTATTGGACAAAAAGATAAATTAGTATCTCTTGCTATAAGAAAACCTATAGAGGCTGAAAATCTTTTTAATTTAGCTTTGCTTGAAAATGGCCTTATTCCGGTTAAAGAGGGAGGGATTTATAGAATTAAAGTTGCTGATGAGTATTTTGTATCAGTTCCACCAGAAATAATAAAAGCATTTGGAAAAGATATGTTTGATGGTCTTGTTACACAGGTTAAAAAGTATACATCCCCAGCTGCATCGATAAAAATAGATAATACAACTTATACAATCATTGTTAAAGATGATAAAGATAATATAAATAGATTGAAGAATGTTATCACTTCTTATTTAGACTCTATTAAGAAACAGTCTGAATATCTTGCAAAAATTCAAGAAAAAGAAGGTCAATTTATAAAAAAGGAATTTAGTATTTCATATGAAACTTTTAAAACCATTGAAGATAAGATTGCTGAAAACTTAGGAATGTATGGAAAATATGATTACGATAAATCAAAAGAAAAATTAATTGTTTTTGATACAAAAGAAAATATAACAAAAATATCAAGAATAGTAGGTGAAGCAACCCAAGAGAAAATAGAGACAAAATGTTTTTATGCAAGAGGATTAGATCCAGGTGAATTAATAGAAAATATTAAAGAAAAAGAGCTTTCTGAAAATGGGACAATAGTATTCAAATCTAAAGAAACAATTCAAACAGGAGGTACTGAAACCAGAGAAATTTCAACAACTGGCCAATCATCTCCAGTTGGTACCACAGCTGGTATTACAAAATCATCTTCTACACCAGCAACTATAATAACTAATCTTCCTAAAATATGTATTACAGATACACCTAAGGTTATAGAAAAGATTAAATATAAATATGCAGATTACCTGCTTGATAGACCTTATCAAATAGCCATAGAAGCAAGAATAGTTCAGGTAAGTACGAGTAATTTAAAAGACTTGGGTATTCAATGGGGAGGCAGCGCAACTAATATCGATAATAATAATACAAAAATAATTACAGGCGGTGGATCTACAAGTGTAATTAGCGGTGGAAGATATGCAGTTGATTTTCCTTCAAGTTCCGCAACGTTTCCGGGTGGATTTGCTATTGGTTTTGTTTTTGGAGGATTGCAGAATTTTCTTGATGTAAGATTATCGGCATTGCAAAGTATAGGAAGGTCTAAAATACTTTCTAAACCACAAATCGTAACAATAGATGGCGAAACAGCAGAAATTTCTCAAGGATACGAGGTTCCATATACAACTGCTGTGGCAGCTGGCGGTGGTACTGTATCTTCAGTTTCATTTAAAAAAGCTGTATTAAAATTAAATGTGACACCAAGAACTACTGCTGATGGAAATATTATCATGGATATAATAATTACTCAGGATATACCAGACTTTAAAAATTTAATTTTAGGTAACCCGCCTATTCAAACAAAAACTGTGACAAGTAAGGTAGTTGCTAAAGATGGTTCTGTTATTGCAATCGGGGGAATTTTAGAAAAAACGGAAGATTTAAAAGACAGTGGAGTACCAGGTTTAATGAATATCCCTATCCTTGGATATTTATTTAAAGAAAACTACAAACAAGAAAAAACAAATGAACTTTTAATCTTTTTATCACCAAGAATAGTATATGAATAATTAACTTTTGCCATTTAAAGAAAATTTTTTATGGGTGGCTTAAGTGCCACCTTTTTATTTTTAATAGATCATCCAATGTTATTTTCTTAATAAAAACTCTCTTTAAATTAAAGGTAAACTTTTTGTTCTATGTTCAAATGATAAAATCAGTAATCATATTATCACTTTAAAGTTAAGTATAAGCTTTGTTTTTTAAAGTATTTCATCAATAGAGTTTATTCTTAAACAAAGCAATTTAATTTTTAAAAAATAACTTGGTATAAAATATTAATCAAAATCTCTTAGGAGCCTTTGTAAATGAACAGCTATATTATCAATGAAATGAAAAAAGAAGAATCTTGGAGGTTATTTAAAATAATTGGAGATTTTATCGATGGATTTGAAGTTATGCCAAATTATCTACCTTCTGTTACTATTTTTGGTTCTGCAAGGGTAGAGGAAGGAAACAAATACTATGAAGCTGCAAGAGAGTTAGCTTTTAAACTTTCTAAAAAAGGATTTTCGATTGTAACCGGCGGTGGACCGGGAATTATGGAAGCTGCAAACAGAGGAGCATTTGAAGCAGACGGAAATTCGATCGGTTTAAACATAAAACTTCCAAAAGAGCAAAAACCAAACAAATACCTTACAGAAATCTTAAATTTTAATTATTTTTTTGCAAGAAAGGTTATGTTAGTAAAGTATGCAACAGCATTTGTCCTATTTCCAGGAGGGTTTGGAACCCTTGATGAGATAACGGAAACATTAACTTTAATACAAACAAAGAAGCTTAAACCTTTTCCAGTTATACTATACGGAAATGAATATTGGAATGGATTTGTACAATGGCTTAACGATGTGGTAGTAAAAGATGGATATATTGATAAAGAAGATACGGAGCTATTCAAACAGATGGATGACATTGATGAAATTGTTGATTATATTGACCAGTGGTATATTAAAAATAGTACAAAATTGATAGGAGAAAATGATTAATGGAATTTGATGTTAAAAATTTAAACGAAACTCAAATATATAAACTTATGATAAGTACTATTGTTCCAAGACCTATTGCTTGGGTTTCCACTGTATCAAAAGATGGAATATTTAATATAGCACCTTTTAGCTTTTATATGGGAATATCTTCAAGCCCACCTCTTATTGCAATCTCTATTGGGAAAAAAGATGATGACAGAAAAAAAGACACTTGGAAAAACATTGAAGAAGTGGGAGATTTTGTCATAAACATAGTGACCTATGACCTTGTCGAAAGAATGAACATTACCGCATCACCGTTTGATGAAAATATAGATGAATTTAAAGAAGCAAATCTTACACCTATAAAATCTGATTTAGTAAATTCCCCGAGAATTGCTGAATCACCTATTAATATAGAATGTAAAAAGTTTATGATTTTAGAAATTGCAGATATGGGACTAATTTTTGGAGAGATTTTGAAATTTCATATAAAAGACCAGCTACTTAACGAAAAAGGATACGTAGATAATAAAAAGTTAAAAGTAGTTGGAAGACTCGGTGGAGCTGATTATTGTTTGGTTGATGAAAGTAATATATTTAATCTTATCAGACCGGATTTAAAAAAGAGGTAAATCTTGATTAACAAAGAAGAGCTTATAAAAAAGCTAAAGCTAAAAAATTTTAAACTTACGAAGCAAAGATTAGAAATAATTGATGAGATATTAAATTTTAATGGTCATTTTGAAATAGAAGATTTAGTTTTCAAATCAAGAGAAAAAAATCTTAAAGTATCACGTTCGACCATCTATAGAACATTAGCCATACTGAAAGATTTGGGATACATTGAAGAAGTAATTAAGCTTAACAATAAAACATTTTACGAAGTTGCAAACAAAGAACATCATGATCATTTAATCTGTCTAAGCTGTGGAAAGATTATAGAATTTCACGATGAAAAAATAGAATCTATTCAAAATGAAGTATGTAAAAAATACAACTTTAAACCGGTTTATCACAGATTAGAAATCTTTGGAATTTGTGAGGATTGTCAGAAAAAGGAAAAAGTATGATAGATAAAAATTATCTTAAAGTTTTAAAAGAGCTTGGTTTTGAAGAAATTATTTTAGATAAACCCATCTTAAATCAAAAATCAAGTAATCAAATAGATAAAATAGAAGAGTTAAACAAGATTTATGAAGAGATTAAAGTTTGCACAAAATGTGATTTACATAAAAGTAGAACAAATCCTGTTTTGGGTGAAGGCAATATTAATGCTAAAATTATGTTCATCGGAGAAGCTCCCGGAGAGGAAGAAGATAAGCAAGGAAGACCTTTTGTTGGAAGAGCAGGAAAACTACTTACAAAATGCATAGAAAATGCAGGGCATATAAGAGAAGAGGTTTATATTGCTAACATCAATAAATGTAGACCACCTAACAATAGAACACCAACCATAGAAGAGCAGGAAGCTTGCATTCCTTTTTTATTAAGACAGATAGAAATAATCAATCCAAAAGTTTTATGCTTACTTGGAGCTACTGCATACAGAGGAATTTTTAAGAAGGAAGCAAAAATTACAAAAGAAAGGGGAAGTATATTAGAGTTTATGGGCAAAAAGGTTTATATAACATACCATCCGGCTTATGTTCTTAGAAATCCAAAGGAAGAAGAAACTTTCTGTCAAGATATAAAAAATGTTTTTAAATTAGCGGGAGAATAATTTGACATATAAAAAGGTGGAAATAACAAAAGAAGGTTATGAAAAAATACTATCTAAAAATCCTTTGATATACAACAAAGAAATCAAAAAAATACCAAAAGAGATTACGCCCGGAGAATTAGTAAAGGTTTATTTTAAAAACACTTTCTGCGGAGTTGGATACATAAATCCAAAGAGCAAGATAACTATAAGAATTTTATCCTTTGAAGATGTTCAAGTAAATGAAGATTTTATAAAAGAAAAGATTGAAAAAGCTTTTGATAAAAGAAAAGAGCTGTTAAAAATAACAAATGCGATTAGATTAATTCATGCAGAAGCAGATGGATTGCCCGGCTTGATAGTTGATTATTATGATGGTTATTTATCATTGCAGATTAATACATACGGAATGGAAAGGTTAAGAGAAAATATTCTAAAGTCTTTGATTGATATAATTAAGCCTAAAGGAATAATAGAAAAGTCTGATGAAAAAGCAAGAGAAAAAGAAGGTCTGCAAACGGAAAAGAAAGTACTTTTTGGAGAAGTACTAGAAAAGATTTTGATTTTTGAGTATGATGTTAAATTTTTAGTTTCTTTACAAGAAAGTCAAAAAACAGGTTTTTATTTAGACCAAAGAGCTAACAGAAAGTTAACTTCTGAATATGTAAAAGAAGGATTTAAAGTATTAGACTTATTTTGTAATGCAGGAGGATTTGGGATTCATGGTGGTAAAAAAGGAGCTGAATTTATAAAATTTGTAGATATTTCAAGCTTTGCTTTATCACAAGTCGAAGAAAACGCAAGGTTAAACAATTTAAAGAATTACGAGATAGTAAAAGATGATGTGTTTGATTTTTTAAAGAAAGAAAAAGATAAATATGATTTGATAATCCTTGACCCACCGCCTTTTGCAAAGAGTAAAAATGAAAAACATGATGCACTTAGAGGTTTTAAATATTTAATCTTAAACAGCTTAAAACTGTTAAATCAAAATGGATATCTTGCCATTTTCTCTTGTTCACAAAATATTACATTAGAAGATTTGATAAACACTACATACGACAGTTTAAAAGATACTAAAAATATGGCAGAATTTGCTTTGTTCTTTACTCAAGACAAAGACCATCCATACATCTTAAACATTCCAACATCTTTTTATTTGAAAGGTTTGATGATTAGAAAGGTGTAAGAAATTGAAAAGTAAAATAGTAATTGTAATTATAATGCTTACAAAAATCAATATCGTCATTCTGTTGCCTACGAAGAATCTACTGTTTTTCTTTTCAAATTAAAAAATCAAAAAAGGAGATCCTTCGGACTTATGTCCTCAGGATGACACGGAAAGGTAAACTTACGAGAATTTTGGAACACTCTTACATCGTTATTCTGCAGCCTACTAAGAATCTTATTTTTGCCCCCTTCCTTTCAAATAATAACAAAAAATGATACTTTAGCCTTCGGCTTCAGGATGATAGCTAAAGATTGATTGATAAGCATTGGAGTAAGGATAACCCTCCTTATTCGTCATTTTGAAGTTATGCGAAAAATCTCATACTTTGCACCTCTACAGTATCATTTTCTGAGCAAAGCAAAGAATTTTCGTTCTTATTGCCTCTCACTTACTCACCTTATTAAATTAAATCTTATAAACAGCCTCTAATTCTATCAAAAACAGACTTAAACAAATGATATAATAATATTTTTAAAATTTTGCCGGAGGTGTCTCAAAATTGGAATTTAAAGATACATTGAATCTGCCTCAAACTGAGTTTCCTATGAAAGGTAATCTACCAAATAAAGAGCCTGAAATATTATCTTTTTGGGAGAAAATAAATCTTTATCAGAAACTTAGAGAAGATAGAAAAGGAAAAGATAAATATATTCTTCATGACGGACCGCCATATGCAAACGGACATATACACATCGGACATGCTTTAAACAAAATTTTAAAAGATATTTTAGTTAAATATCAATCCATGAAAGGAAAAGATGCACCTTTTGTTCCAGGCTGGGATTGTCATGGGCTTCCGATAGAACAACAGGTAGAAAAAGAGTTAAAAGAGAAGAAAATCAAAAAAGAAGACCTTTCTAAATCTGAGTTTAGAAAGCTATGCAGAGAATACGCTTTAAAGTTTGTAAACATTCAAAAAGAAGAGTTTAAAAGACTTGGTATTATTGGAAATTGGGAAAAACCTTATCTTACAATGAGACCATCCTATCAAGCACAGGAAGTTTTAGAGCTTGGAAGAGTGTTTAACAAAGGTGTTGCATATAGAGGTAAAAAGCCTGTTTATTGGTGTATCTATGACAAAACAGCAGAAGCAGAAGCGGAAATTGAATATTACGACAAAAAAGACCCATCTATCTATGTAAAGTTTAAAATGAAAGATTCTGATGATACCTATCTTGTAATTTGGACTACTACTCCTTGGACGTTGCCTGCAAACCTTGGTGTAATGGTTCATCCAGAGTTTGATTATGTTTATTTCAAAACAGGTAAAGGAACTTTGATAGTTGCCAAAGAATTACTTGAAAACTTTAAAGAAAAGACCGGATTAAATGGAGAAGTAATAAAGCAGGTTAAAGGAAAAGATTTAGAGTTTAAAGAGTATTATCATCCATTTATAGATAGAGTTTCAAAGGTTTATCTCTCTGAGTTTGTTGAGCTTGGCACCGGTACAGGATTGGTCCATATGGCACCAGGACATGGTCAAGAAGACTATATCATCGGTCAAAGATATGGTGTAGATGCCTTTGCGCCTGTTGATGATGAAGGAAGGTTTATACAAGAAGCACCCGATTGGCTTAAAGGAATAAGGGTTTTTGATGCAAATGATTTAATCATTGAAAAATTACAAGAAGTAGACGCGTTGATATATAAAGAAGTGATAAGCCACTCTTATCCCCACTGTTGGAGATGTAAAAATCCGGTAATTTTTAGAGCAACTCCCCAGTGGTTTATATCTATGGAAGCAAAAGTTAATGAAAATCAAACTTTGAGAGAAGCAGCATTAAAAGAGATTGAAAGGGTAAAATGGATACCCTATTACGGACAAAACAGAATAAAAAGCATGGTAGAAAACAGGCCGGATTGGTGTATTTCAAGACAGAGAAGCTGGGGTGTTCCGATAACTGTATTTTACTGTGAAAACTGCGGTGAAATCGTTAAAGATATGGAAGTTTTTGAGCATGTAGCTAATCTAATTAAAAATGATGAGTTTGGGGCTGATATATGGTTTGAAAAATTAGTAAAAGAATTGCTTCCGGAGGGTTATAAATGTAAAAAATGCGGCGGGCAAGAGTTTAAAAAAGAAGAGGATATACTCGATGTCTGGTTTGATTCTGGCGTGTCCCATGCAGCAGTTTTAAAGTACGGAGAATGGGAAGAGTTAAGATGGCCTGCCGATATGTATTTAGAGGGTTCAGACCAGCATAGAGGTTGGTTCCAGTCTTCACTTCTTGAATCGGTAGCATCTTATAACAGAGCACCTTATGACACAGTTTTGACACATGGATTTACACTTGACGAAAAAGGCAGAAAAATGTCTAAATCTGCCGGAAATGTAGTAGCACCGGAAAAGGTTATAAAAGAGTATGGAGCTGACATACTAAGACTTTGGGTTGTTACAGAGGATTATACAGAAGACATAAAGATAGGTTTTAATCTTATAAAAAGAATTGCAGAAGATTACAGAAAAATAAGAAATACATTTAGATACTTCCTTGGAAATCTTTACGACTTCAATCCAAACCAGGACTATGTTCCTTACGAAAATCTATTAGAAATAGACAGGTGGATGCTTTCTAAACTTCAAAATATCATACAAATAGCCGACAAATCTTATGAAGAAGGCAAGTTTCATAAAATCTATCACACGATTAAAAACTTTGTAATAGTAGACCTTTCAGCAATATATCTTGATATTTTGAAAGATAGACTCTATGTTTACGCACCAAAAAGCTTAGAAAGAAAGTCGGCACAAACTGTATTGTGGGAATTACTTTTATCATTAAACAAAATCCTTGCACCTATCATCTCATTCACAGCAGAAGAAGTTTGGCAGTATGTAAGAAAAATCGATTCAAATATAAAAGAAAGCATTCATCTTGAAATTATGCCTGTTGTAAATGAAAAATTTATAGATAAAAATTTAGAAGAAACCTACGAAAAACTTTTAGAGGTAAGAGACGATATACTAAAAGCGATAGAAGAGGCAAGAAAACAAGACTTAGTAAGGCATCCATACGAAGCAAGAGTAATTTTAAAACTACCGAAAGAGTATAAAGAAATTGTAGAAAAAAGATTAGATTGGATTAAGTTTTTCTTTACTGTTAGCCAAGTAGAGCTTTCAGATAATCCTGAAGGCGATGTAGTAATTAATGGCGAATCTGTAAAAGACTCTGTTATAGCTGTTAGCAAAGCAAAAGGTGAGAAATGTCCAAGATGCTGGATCTATGATGAATCTGTTGGTAGGAATGGACAACCTGTTTGTGATAGATGTAAAATTCAGCTTGAAATTATGAATATCAAATTGGAGGAATTAGCATGAAAAAACCGGATATTGTTAAATATATAAAAGAAAAACATCCTGAAATGGATTTAAAAAGTATAAAAGATGTTGTTGATGAAATCTTTGAAGTGATGGCAGAAGCTTTAGCAAAGGGTGAAAAGATAGAAATTAGAAAGATAGGTTCTTTTAGAGTTTTAAAAAGAAAGAAACCACTCAAAGGAAGAAAGAGAGTTAGTTATTCGAAAACTGTTCATTTCAAGCCGGGTAAAGTATTAAAAAGAGCATTAAAAAGTGTATCCTTAGAAGGTGAAAAAAATGCAAAATCCAAAAAATGATTTATTTTTAAGAGCTTGCAGAAGACAAAAAGTAGAAAGAACACCAATCTGGCTAATGCGTCAAGCCGGCAGATACATGAAAGAATACAGACAGTTAAGGGAAATAGCAGGAAGCTTTAAGAATTATTATAAAAATGTAGATTTAGCTGTAAAAGCTTCTATTTTACCGTACACTTTGCTTGGTGTTGATGCAATAATCATTTTTTCTGATATACTTACACCACTTGAATCAATCGGAATGAAATTTGATTTTAAAGAAGGAGAAGGACCGGTTTTTGAAAATCCTATCAAAGGCAAAGAAGACATCCAAAGCCTAAAAGAGTTTAACGCTGAGGATGTTTATTTTGTTGGAGAAATCATAAAAGGTGTTAATCAAACTATCAACAGAGAAATTCCGGTGATTGGGTTTGCTGGAGCGCCTTTTACGATAGCAGCATACATGATAGAAGGCAGAGGTTCAAAGGACTTTAAAAAAACAAAATCTTTTATGTATAACAACCAAGAAGATTTTAAAATACTTCTTGATAAAATCGCAGATATGACTATAAAGTATTTAAGCTTTCAGATAGAGTCCGGAGCTGATGCTGTTCAAATCTTTGACAGCTGGGCCGGTCATCTTTCACCTAAAGATTATAAAGAGTTTGTACTGCCGTCAGTTAAGAAAGTAATAGAAAATCTTAAACATTACAACAAACCAATCATACACTTTACAAAAGGCGTTTGTGGATTTATGGACTTTATTCTCGATTCTAATGCTGATGTATACAGTATAGATTGGATGATAGACATCAAAAAAGCAAAAGATTTAATCTATCCAAAGGCATCTGTTCAAGGAAATTTAGACCCTATGGTGTTGTATGCTGACAAAGACATTATAAAAAAAGAAGCAGAGTATATAATTAAATCATGGGGAGAGGATACAGGACATATATTTAACCTTGGTCATGGTTTGATGCCGGATATGGACGCAAGTAAAGTTAAATTTTTAGTTGATACTGTAAAAGAAATTTCAGTTAGAAGGCGGTAGATGAGACCTTTTTTAAAGTGGGCAGGCAATAAATATAAGATTGTAGAAGATATAAAAAGGCTATTACCGGTCGGCAATAGACTTATAGAGCCTTTTGTAGGCTCTGGCGCTGTTTTTCTTAACGCTGATTATAAATCTTATCTTCTTGCAGACATTAATGAAGACCTGATAAACCTTT
This is a stretch of genomic DNA from Sulfurihydrogenibium sp. YO3AOP1. It encodes these proteins:
- a CDS encoding HU family DNA-binding protein, yielding MKKPDIVKYIKEKHPEMDLKSIKDVVDEIFEVMAEALAKGEKIEIRKIGSFRVLKRKKPLKGRKRVSYSKTVHFKPGKVLKRALKSVSLEGEKNAKSKK
- the hemE gene encoding uroporphyrinogen decarboxylase, translating into MQNPKNDLFLRACRRQKVERTPIWLMRQAGRYMKEYRQLREIAGSFKNYYKNVDLAVKASILPYTLLGVDAIIIFSDILTPLESIGMKFDFKEGEGPVFENPIKGKEDIQSLKEFNAEDVYFVGEIIKGVNQTINREIPVIGFAGAPFTIAAYMIEGRGSKDFKKTKSFMYNNQEDFKILLDKIADMTIKYLSFQIESGADAVQIFDSWAGHLSPKDYKEFVLPSVKKVIENLKHYNKPIIHFTKGVCGFMDFILDSNADVYSIDWMIDIKKAKDLIYPKASVQGNLDPMVLYADKDIIKKEAEYIIKSWGEDTGHIFNLGHGLMPDMDASKVKFLVDTVKEISVRRR